Sequence from the Candidatus Omnitrophota bacterium genome:
GCCGCAAAGAAAAAGGTCGCGAAGAAAAAAGTAGCAAAGAAAAAGGTCGCGAAGAAAAAAGTAGCGAAGAAGAAAAAGTAAGTACACGAAAGATTAAGTTGATCACGGAGGGGCAGGCAAAAGCCTGTCCTTTCGCTTTATATAGGCCTTATTTTTTGCTCTTGCAAATCCTCAAAATATTGTGATATAATACGCACTCTGTAAAAACCGTCGGTTGTTGCAGTGTGGGGGCATAGCTCAAGTGGTTAGAGCAACTGACTCATAATCAGTAGGTTCATGGTTCAAGTCCATGTGCCCCCACCATTTAACATCGGGATACTGGTCCCCGCTCAATGAACGTATGTGAGGTCAACTGTACAATGGACTTACGATGAGGCCTCGGTCTATTGGGTGGTTGACTTTTTTGTTATTTTTGGGGCGCATAGCTCAGCTGGTTAGAGCGCATGCCTCACATGCATGAGGTCGGAGGTTCGAGTCCCCCTGCGCCCACCATTACATTGAAAAGGAAAAAAATGAGCGACAAGACGGACTATTCCGGCGTGATCGATTGCTTGGCCGAACTTCAGAAGATCGATTCCCAGCTTTATGACATCCGCTCCGAGATAGCGTCCATTCCCGATATGATCGCGGGTTTTGACGCTGAGTTGGCCGAGAAAATGAGTGCTTTTAACGCGGCGGAATCAAGACTGAAGGAACTGCAGCTCTCCAAGGGGAAAAAAGAACTTGAAATGAAAGATAAAGAAGAGAAGGTCAAGAAGCATGAGGGAGAGCTCTATCAGATCAAGAACAACAAGGAATACACGGCTCTCCAGTCGGAGATAGAAAGTATAAAGGCTGATATTTCCCTTTTGGAGGAAGACCTGATCCGGATATTTGACGAGATCGAGAACGCTAAGGCTGACCAAGCGCGTGAAAAGGATGCCTGTGGGGAAGAAGCGGCTTTGGTCGAGACGGAAAAACGTAAGATCGAGGATCACAGGAAAGAGCTTGAAGCCCAGGTAAGTAAGATGGAGGCGGACCGTAAGGTCGTCGCCGCCGGCGTCGATGAGCAAACCCTTTACCGGTATGAACGTATCCTAAAGAACAAGGGGAGGACGGCTCTGGCGGAAGTTAAAGGAGCTTTTTGCGGCGAATGTAACATGCAGCTCAGGCCCCAGGTATTGAACGATGTCAAAATAAAAAGAGATATCGTGTTCTGTGAAAATTGCGCCCGGATACTTTATGCAAAAGACTGACAGTCTCAAGATATTCACCGATGGCGGGTCGCGAGGAAATCCCGGGCCGTCAGCCATTGGGGCGGTCCTTTATGATGCCGAGGGGAATAAGGCCGGGGAGTTGTCGGCGCTTATAGGTTCCGGGACCAACAATATAGCCGAATACATGGCTGTTATCCTCGCGCTCCTGGAAGCGAAAGATATGTGCGCGGGGCACATAGAGATATGTATGGATAGCCAGCTGGTGGCCCGCCAGCTTACGGGCAAATACAAGGTTAAGGATCCGAACATATTGAAGCTGAACTGTATCGCGAAACGGATATTCAAGATGTTCAGGGAAGTCAAGGTCGTTGAGATCCCCAGGGCCGAGAACAGAGAAGCAGACGCTCTTGTTAACAGAGCGTATGGAATTGTGGCGTAACGCCACTTATAAAGCTCATTGGAACAGGCTGTGTGACCGCGCTTTGTACTTTGTACATTGTGAGGAAAGTCCGGGCTCCACATAGCAGCGTAGCGGGTAATACCCGTCCATCGCAAGATGAGGATCAGAGCCACAGAGACGAGTCCCTGGTCTTAGATGCCTGGCATCCTGAGGTCAGGGGGTGAAACGCGGCAATCTCTACGCGGAGCAAGGCCAAATAGGGGAGGAACTTTGTATGCGCGGATCACCGCGCGTGCTGGTCACGAAGCTGCTAGTTTCGTCAAACTCCCGGGTAGGCTGCAAGAGGCTGTTAGTGATAATAGCCCCAGATGGATGGTCACAGGGCATATGCCTACAGAACCCGGCTTATAGGCCTGTTCCAATTACTTTACCTGTCAGATATATTCCTAAGTCCCGGCCTTGGCAGATCATCCTGAAAGAGGAGATAATTTGAGAACATATCCGGAATGTATGTCATGTTTTATCCGTCAGGCTCGAGACGCGGCCGGGTTCGCCGGCGCTGATAGCGGTCTTTTAGGGTCTGTTGCCAAAAAGGCCCAGGAATTGATCTCTGCTTTTGATCCTAGTTCGTCCCCCCCGGAGTCCTCGGTACAGATATATGACATGGTAGCGGAAATCATGGGGAAGGAAGATATATATAAAGAGGTAAAGCTTTCCAACAATAGAATGGCGCTCGCGTTGTACCCTGAGCTCAAAAATACACTGCGGTCCGCGCGGGACCCGCTGCTTTTGGCGGTGAGGATGGCTGTCGCCGGCAATATAATCGATTATGGCGTTTCCCATGTGTTCGATGTCAAAAAGGAACTGGAACAATGCGCGGATAGGGACTTCGCGGTGTTTGATTACAAAGCCTTCCGGGAGGAGGTCAGCTCCGCCCGGAATATCCTGTACCTGCTTGACAATGCCGGCGAGATAGTCATGGACAAGCTGTTGATAGAGACCATGGGAAAAAATGTAACGGCAGTTGTCCGGGAAGGCCCGATAATCAACGACGTTACCATCGAAGACGCTGTATATATAGGGTTAGACAAGGTATGCAGGGTCATCTCCAGTGGATGCCGGGCCCCAGGCACCATATTAGAAAAATGCAACGAAGAGCTTATTAAGTGTTATAATACAGCCGATATGGTGATCAGTAAGGGGCAGGGAAATTTCGAGACCCTTGCCGGCAGTGCCGAACGGCGTATTTTCTTCATATTCAAGGCAAAATGCCCGGTCGTGGCGAAATATGTCGGATGTGATCTTGGCGACATACTTCTGAAAGTCATGCCGGCTGTGTCTCTTTAGGGGAAATGGTATGTTCATAAAGAAAAAGAACGTTTTTGTGGCTATATTCTCTTCCGGGATAATCGCTCTGGTGTTCATTTCCACCCTTGCGGGGTATTTACTGTACGGGCAGTGGAGGAAGGATAGCCTGGCTTCAAAATACAGGTTCTCGATATATTCACTTACCGCCGATATCTTTCGTAACGAAGTCGTTATATCCAATATCCGGGTCAAGCTTGAAGGCGACCACGCGGATGTGCCGATCCTGGAGTGGGCTGTAAAGAACAATTCGGGCAAGACCATAGTTTCCATATTGCTGGAGGTCGGGTTCGTGAAGGATGACGGTACAGTTGTATATAAGGCGTGGCTCAAACCACTGGATGAAGCCGGCGCGGTATTGCATGATAAGCTTTATGATGACCTGGGCGCTGGTAAAGGCATAGCCCCGGGGGAAACTCTTTCTTTCCGCCAACCGCTACGTAATTGCCCCGAAGGTATGATCGAGCGAATAGCTTCGCGCGATAGTTTCGCCAGGAACGAGTTCGCGGAGAACATAGAATTGAAATATACGCTCAAGGGGCTGAAGCTCATATGAAGAAATTATTGATAATGGTCTTTCTGGCAACGGCCTCGGTCTTCCTGCTGTTCCTTCTCGCGTTAGTATATATCGATATGTCGGGTCATGTCTGGTATGAATATGAACTCAAGGATAACGGCGGGATAACCAAGGCCTATGTAAAGATAGACAGGTATGTGACAGAGGATAAGATCGTGTATAGAAGCGCGTATAGGGCGGACGATTCTTATGGTTATTCCCGTGTGCGTAAGGAGATATTCTTAAAAAAAGACGCTGTAAAGTTCCTGAGGTCGCGTGAAGAGGCGTTAGGTCAGCGCGGCCTGAAAAGGCTTGTTATCGCGGACATCAGGCCCGATGGTATGGATTATCTCTTTTATGAACATCCCCGGTTCTTTGTCCTGAACAAGTTCCCGGTGGCAACTGACAGCCTTGAGTTCTCCCCTGAGGGAGCCGTATCCTATATGCCGCTTATGGAAATGTATAATTACTGGAAAAAGGGAACGCAATATTTCCATGTGATCATACCGTTCAAGGACCCGTTGGCTCCGCTTATGGGGTCCATAGCCGTGAGGTACGACGATGAAAGCTATATTACGGTATTAGGCAAAAAGGTAGAAGCTGATCGCTTTATTCTTACGGGTGAGTATATAGAGGATATAACCCTATATATGTCACGTTACACCCATAAACCCCTCATGATAGTGTTCAATGATGGGGGAAAGTACGTGCTTACAGGGGTTACGGAAGACCCGGTCGAGCGTATCCGGAAATTCGCGCATAAGGTCTATGGTGTGATTGACGGGGTCAGGAACAGTTTGTATCTCTCGTCCGATATGACGGAGAAAAATTTCTCCCCGGCTCCAGCGACCCTGTATATCGAAAAAGCTGTTCATTCTCGCAGGCCTTACGGCGCGCAAAAAGACATATATTTCGACAGTTTTAACCGTGTGCTTTCCGGTCGGGCCTGGTACCCTGACAAGCTGGAAAAGTACGGTGCTTTCTTTTTTATACCGGACGACGGGCCGGTACCGCTGGGGGAAGAGGAAATGATAAAAGCTATGGCGGCGGAGCTGAATAGCGCCGGATACGCTTTCTTCACTTATGATGGCCCCGGTCGAGGGAAAAGCCAAGGCAGTATAGGGGGAATGGACGATAAAAAGAAGTTACAGGATATAAGGTCTTTTATAAGATTCATGATGAAGGACCCCAAAATAGACCAGGCCAGAATGTGTATAGCCGGGTATAAAGGAGGTGGATATCTGGCTGTAAGGTCGGTGGATGGGGAGGAATATGCCGGTCGATGTATCGTATTAGGATTGCCGGAAGCAACTCCCTTAGGATCGAGCGTGACGGTGTCCGATGTTAAGGAGATGATCGGCAAGTATATGTCCCGAGATCCCATCATACGCGGGGACGCGGTAGTGGGGAGTAATGTTCCGGATGGCACTCTGGCTTTCTTTGATCAACTTGGCAGGACCGAAGGCGGAGTTATGTTCTTTAAGGCGATGAACATGCCTGTATCTGAATTCCGCAATATACTGCAGAGGGATTTTATCGGTGCCGTAGAAGCTTTGCCAGGCCCTGTGCTTATCGTTACAGGAAGGAACGATATAAATTTTACGCCGGGATTCCTTTCCCAGATTGAAAAAGCGGCCAAACTCAATAACCCCGACAGTAAAGTCGCTGTTTGCCGTGATATCAGCGATTATCTGGGAAAGTACAATGAACATAACGGAAGACGGTATTTTGAGCTGGACAAGGATGTCGTGCTTCTTGTTCGTAATTGGGTAACAAGTGGAGAGGCCGCGCGGGGAGAGTAGGCGTTCCGGCCCTTGTAGGCGCTTATCCATAAAAGCATACGAGCGTAAAGTCCGTAACTGATTGTATGCGTTTGACTTTTTGTCCGCGTTATGATATATTCCATGAAAACCTGAAAGGGGGACTAATAATGAAGAAGTTTTTTGTGGTTTTTTTGGTGTTAGTTCTTGCGATGTCTT
This genomic interval carries:
- a CDS encoding C4-type zinc ribbon domain-containing protein, producing the protein MSDKTDYSGVIDCLAELQKIDSQLYDIRSEIASIPDMIAGFDAELAEKMSAFNAAESRLKELQLSKGKKELEMKDKEEKVKKHEGELYQIKNNKEYTALQSEIESIKADISLLEEDLIRIFDEIENAKADQAREKDACGEEAALVETEKRKIEDHRKELEAQVSKMEADRKVVAAGVDEQTLYRYERILKNKGRTALAEVKGAFCGECNMQLRPQVLNDVKIKRDIVFCENCARILYAKD
- a CDS encoding ribonuclease HI family protein produces the protein MQKTDSLKIFTDGGSRGNPGPSAIGAVLYDAEGNKAGELSALIGSGTNNIAEYMAVILALLEAKDMCAGHIEICMDSQLVARQLTGKYKVKDPNILKLNCIAKRIFKMFREVKVVEIPRAENREADALVNRAYGIVA
- a CDS encoding ARMT1-like domain-containing protein, whose product is MRTYPECMSCFIRQARDAAGFAGADSGLLGSVAKKAQELISAFDPSSSPPESSVQIYDMVAEIMGKEDIYKEVKLSNNRMALALYPELKNTLRSARDPLLLAVRMAVAGNIIDYGVSHVFDVKKELEQCADRDFAVFDYKAFREEVSSARNILYLLDNAGEIVMDKLLIETMGKNVTAVVREGPIINDVTIEDAVYIGLDKVCRVISSGCRAPGTILEKCNEELIKCYNTADMVISKGQGNFETLAGSAERRIFFIFKAKCPVVAKYVGCDLGDILLKVMPAVSL